The Puntigrus tetrazona isolate hp1 chromosome 4, ASM1883169v1, whole genome shotgun sequence genome includes a window with the following:
- the tmem243b gene encoding transmembrane protein 243b: MDDFTTRTYGTSGMDNRPLFGETSARDRIINLVIGGLASLLVLVTIISSFVFPSLPPKPLNIFFAICIMLVCGSVLVLIYWYRQGDLEPKFRNLIYYMLCSIVLLCICANLYFHDVGRDKQSNAL, from the exons ATGGATGACTTCACTACACGCACCTATGGCACCAGCGGCATGGACAACAGGCCTCTGTTCGGGGAGACGTCGGCCAGG GATAGAATCATCAATCTAGTGATCGGTGGACTCGCGTCTTTACTCGTTCTG GTGACCATCATTAGCTCATTCGTCTTCCCATCTCTTCCTCCCAAGCCATTGAATATATTCTTTGCCATCTGTATCATGCTAGTCTGCGGTTCAGTGTTGGTTCTG ATATACTGGTATAGGCAAGGAGATCTGGAGCCCAAGTTTCGCAACTTGATCTACTACATGCTCTGTTCCATCGTTCTGCTGTGTATCTGTGCCAACTTGTATTTCCATGATGTTGGACGTGATAAACAGAGCAATGCCTTATAA